GTGGCGGCCCTCTCGGCTGGCAACGATGCCCATACCCTTTACGAGGCCCGCAACCTGGTGCGCCAGTTCATGCAGACCATGTTCGGCCACGACCAATACACCTACAAGGCCAACCTGGACGCGGCTCTGCCCCTGATTGAAGGCCGCGGCGGCCGGCGCATCTACGAGGGCTTTACCCGCGGGCAGGTGCTGCAGAACTACGAGCGCTACGCGGCTCGCAACGTGGTGAGTGTGGACAGCGTGCTTGTGGACATGAGCAAGCGCCCCTGGTCGGGCTCGGTGTTTATCAAGCAGCGCATTTTCATCGGCGGCCAGCAGAAGGAGCCTTTGCCGCTAGCCGCTAAGTTCAACCTGGAGGAAACCAACCGCTCGGATGCCAACCCCTACGGGCTGCTCATCACCAACTTCGACTACATCCCCTACACCCCGCAGCTGACGCGGGAAGAGCAGGAGCTGCTGCAGGCCCAGGAAACCGACCGGCAGCGCCGCCTGCAGGAAGCCGAGCGCGGCTTGGCTCCAGCCGATGCGCCTGCCGCTCCAACGGCTCCCGCCGCCATTTCAGCCCCCATTACTCCAGCTAACTGACCTCCATGCTTTCACTGATGCGTAATTACTCCCTTACGGCCCTACTAGGGCTAGTTCTAGCCTTAGGTATTTCTACGCCGGCAGCCGCGCAAAGCGCCGCTCCTTCCCCAGCGCGGGCCGTGGTGGCCACCGACAACCTGCTCGACGTGGCCGTGTCCGACTCCTCCACCACCTACCTGGTTTTTGGCGGGCCGGTGTCGCTGGTGGACGTGGGCATGGCCAATAATTACCTGGTCAAGATTGAAGCGAATGCCGTGTTTGTGCGGGCTAAGCGCAAGCACGCGCCCCCCACGCCCATGCTCATCCGCTACGGCTCCAAGTACTGGATGGGCCGTCTCGTGTATGTGAACCGCCCGGTGCTGCAGCTCTACGACTTTCAAAAAGACGGCGCGCTAAGTGTCAACGGCAAAAGCGCCAGCTCCACGGGTGCGGCCCCGCAAAACGAGCTGGCCCTGGACAAGGAGCGGGAGAAGAAAGCCGTCGTCGAAGGCAAGCTGCAGAAGCTACGCAAAGCTCGGGAGGAGCACCAGGCCGTGGCGGTGGTCGATAACGACTTGGTCTTGTCGCTGGCCAACGTGCGCAACGACAAGGATTTCACTTACCTGCGCTTCAAGGTCATCAACAAGACCAACATCGACTACAACGTGGACTTCACCGACTTCCAACTGGTGGAAAATGCCCAGCGCAAGTTTCTGGCCCGCAAAAAGAATGAGGCCCGGCGCC
This Hymenobacter canadensis DNA region includes the following protein-coding sequences:
- a CDS encoding DUF4138 domain-containing protein; translated protein: MRNYSLTALLGLVLALGISTPAAAQSAAPSPARAVVATDNLLDVAVSDSSTTYLVFGGPVSLVDVGMANNYLVKIEANAVFVRAKRKHAPPTPMLIRYGSKYWMGRLVYVNRPVLQLYDFQKDGALSVNGKSASSTGAAPQNELALDKEREKKAVVEGKLQKLRKAREEHQAVAVVDNDLVLSLANVRNDKDFTYLRFKVINKTNIDYNVDFTDFQLVENAQRKFLARKKNEARRPLAPSGGGANQVITGRTTGYLTYAIPLYAATERGYLEVTLRELNGARVLVLPVPSRVINRAATI
- a CDS encoding conjugal transfer protein TraK, which translates into the protein MDSAKDLSTSFSTMRNLALGSVLALLLVALASGFLVYRAYENSGRRVYVVSQTGSVAALSAGNDAHTLYEARNLVRQFMQTMFGHDQYTYKANLDAALPLIEGRGGRRIYEGFTRGQVLQNYERYAARNVVSVDSVLVDMSKRPWSGSVFIKQRIFIGGQQKEPLPLAAKFNLEETNRSDANPYGLLITNFDYIPYTPQLTREEQELLQAQETDRQRRLQEAERGLAPADAPAAPTAPAAISAPITPAN